The Drosophila simulans strain w501 chromosome 3R, Prin_Dsim_3.1, whole genome shotgun sequence genome contains the following window.
CTTCACGAACCATATGGGACTGTAGAAACGCTCAATTTTCTTCAGTGCCGCCACTATGTATCGGTGGTGCTGAATGCACCGCACAAAAGACAGCCTGAATGCGGAGGAGAAGTCCATTGAGCTCCCAACTTTCAGAAGTTCTTGCAAAGGAGTCTCCTCCTCCACGGAGTAAGCATATTGACCTGGCTCGGCATCGGCCGCAGATTGCTCAGCCTGCAATTGACTGCAAGCACAGATGTTAGGCGttaaatgaattcaaattcaCATACTTAAATTACTTAAGTTCCGCCATATTGGCTCCCATAAGGACATAGCTGCTGGCCAATACATTCTTGAGACTGCAAAAGAGAACATCGTACTGCCCTGATATCAGCACACAAAGCACCATATGCAGGCCACTGGAGGAGGCGAAGGATGCGGCCACTTGGATCTGTCCCATCGCCTGGAGGAGGAACACTACCTCATAGACACCAGGTTGCTGGAAATGATGCAGTGATGAGCATTTCCCGttcatatgtgtgtatgcataTCGAAAACTCACCGTATAGTCGAAGGGATACCAGCAGGCGAGAGGTAGACTCCCATCCCGGTAGGCAATGGGAAGAGCCAGCCAGAAAATGGTGCCTACGTAGCAGCAGTACACATATGTTTTGATCAATAGCTTGGACATCCGATAGGATCCCGCCATTGTGACGAAGCTGAATCCCACAGCCGAACGTGGCTCGTACTCATCATTGATTTTGGACAGAATGGCATTCAGCAAGCCAGTTCTGAACCTCCGAAAGTAGAGCTTCATCGCTATGGTCCACAGATAAATAATGGTTTGTATCAAGCAGTTCACGAAGAAGTCCAGGTCGCCTTGCCCATAGTTTATGTAAATGGTGCAGATGTACAGGCCAGCTATGTGCACCGATACGAAGTAGTTAAAGAGCTCGTAGGCCAAGTCGCAGACTCGCACCAGGTCGGCCAGGACTCCAGATCCCTTCACGTAGTAACCAAAGGGATACATGGCCGCTACACACATGGTTTGCCTCACAAATACGAACAGGTCGCGACGCTTGGAGTCGTCCTTAATCCTTTCTTCCTTGGTTGTGCTCTTCATTGTGACCAAGAATATTACTTAGATCTAAGGCTTTTGTCTAACccttttatggctttttgtGTTTCATGACTAAATTTCTATAAACTGTTCAATTATATGTTCACAACTTAGTAAactttaaattacatgttgCAGCGAGCAccaagaaaaatatatttttattctgATAATATGAATAAATGATAAGCTCGGTTGGtaaaacttttgtttaaataagAATACTCCAAAGgaattgttaataatttaagcGACCAAGTTTATGCTTTGATATTCcgacatttattttacaaataaactaaatatacaGACATACCCATGAAATCATCCTTTCCTTTTCACTTACAAAACATGAATGCTTGGTAACGGCTTCATGGATTTTGGCCAGAGCAGTTGGCTGAGTTGGCCAACGGAAATGTGCTGTAAGTTTTGCACAGTTTGGCAACTGGGCTCTACGAGTCATAACGCCACTTACCCACCCAGCCATTCAGACAGACGGGTTCTGTGCAATCCGCCAGCCGACGGGCCATCAATTCCAAATAAACCCAGCCGTCGAGGACGGAAAGCGCTTCCCATTGAAGCCCAGTTGACCATGTCCGAGGAGTCGTGACTGCGATATGTTGGCAGCACTTGATTTCGTACGCTGAAATGCGCACGCAACAATGGACGGACGGAACCAATATGTCGGAGGAATAAGTCAGCCGGGAGGAATCCGTCCTGGGCCCTCCATCCTCCCACTGAACACTGCCACATACTTGCCTCTCCGTTGATCAATGTGCATGTTGCACAAAGTGGCGACATGCGACGACTGAAATATATGGGTGGCATTGTGCACTGTGGCACACGCCATCAGGCATCGCCATCGAGTCCTGGTCCTCGCCCTCATCCCTCGCTCCTCGGTCATTATTTTAATGGGACGTTCGTGGAGCAGGGCTTTCGTCCTTTGGCATCCATTGCTCAACTACTTCGTTGCATGGTGAACATATGGGGGACCGTTTCCCTGATTAATTTATTCCTTAATTTGATGCATTCCCATTTTCTATGTATTTTAAACGGCGTTCGAAATATGTGTTTATTAAAGAGGATTTAAGAGACGTCTTCCTGTTTTCTTAAATAATTGGGGAAATCAAGACTCAAGGattctatttcttttttgagGGGCATATTTGGCAACTAAGGAACTTTATTTATACTCAATCACTCAACATCATACTACCTAAGATTTTAATAATCAATTGTACATAAAGTAATTTCACCCAGAATTTAACCACAATAAAACCGCAATTCGAAGTTATTTATTCATTCCTTAATACGCTGGTtctttattattgtaattacTGCAATGTACTGGTGATATAAGATAGATTAACAATGGGTTCTGGCGAAAGAATGAAGCAACTAAGCAAGGGTCATGCACACGAGCTTGGACTAATCAAATGAGCGGCTGATATAAACGGTTAGACAAGCTGGGATGAGGTCACAGGATCTGGATCTTGGATGATGAATCCTGACTCCTGGCGGCTCCTTTCGACCCTAGTCGATGTTCAGCTGCCGGAAGGTGCCCTCCATGCCGAAGAGGTCGTCGCTGGTCTTGGGTGCGCCGGGGCGCAGGGACTCGTTGGCCTTCTTGTCCTCCTGGTCCTTGAACCACTGGGTGTTGTCGATCAGCTTCTGCTTCCACCATTGGTTCAGCTCGACCACGCCGCCAGCCTTACCGCCGTACTCGTTGGGCAGGAGGTCGCGGGGCACCACCTTGTAGAGGCTCTCCACGTCGTTGTGGAAGGTAATGCGGCTGCGGATCTTCTCCTTCACGAACGGCTTGACAAAGTTGAAGATGGTGTCCACCAGCGGCGAGATGTTGATCACATGCACCTCCTTCACCTTCACCGGATACGCCTCTTGCACGGCGATCAGGAACTTCTTCACCACGGTGGGCGAGAACTTGGCGAAGTGGGCGGCGCTGGCCACCGACGCGTCCAGAATGAAGATGTCGCCGGCGATGCCGACGCTCTCCTCCGCCAGGCGCACGTCCCCGATCATCAGGGCCACCTTCATGGCGTCCAGGATGTGGTGGGGCTGGAAGTCGCAATCGATGCCCCGGATGAACGTGATGCGGCGTCCATTGGGCGTGATCCCCGGGAGAGTGGGGCAGTGCCTGTAATCAGATATGATTGTTTCTAGCGAAAGTCATGATAATTGCTGTCTGCGGTATACTCACACATAGTCCAGTACGATGTTGAGTTCCTCCCGATTGATGTCCCGGTTGGAGAAGAACTCCGGCACCGCGTTGCGCATGGTGTAGTACATGTCCAGCTTCTTCTTCACCTTCTCCAGGCTGAACTTGCAGCCGCGCAGGAAGGTCGTGAGGCGCATGTCGTCCATGTCCTTGGGCAGGTGCGGCTGCGTCTCCAGCCACTCGCGGATCAGCTTGATGTCGCGCTCAATGTCTGCGGGGTCCTCCGGCTCGCGCAGCTCCTCGCGGATGCTCACGCGCTGGTCGGGTGTGGGGTGTAGCATCATCATCTGCAGGAAGGTAAGGTGTTATGGGTATTTCTACATGATActcaaattcaaatattcagAACAACTTTTAATGCAAATGTATCTAAAAAGTTGTTCATAAAAACGTTTCAATCTTCGACTACAAAGCCAAGTTTCGTTAGCATGTATTGAAAACTTAAACGTTTCTGTCTATTGGGTCATGCCCAGTGATTTaagaaaagataaaaagatAATGACAATGAAACTGCAACCCCCCATACTTCGCTGGCCCTTTCGACACACTTTTTAATAAGCCATTCGCAATAAGcagatatttttgacattttaattgcgcGCTTTCAAAACGTCGGATTTTCGTGGGTCTTGCGGTCACACGTCAGTGCCCGGGGATTCATTAGCATGGGCTGTGGCCAAATATGCATTACTTGGGGCCCGCCCCTTAACCCCAAATAGACATATACTCGCAGTACTTGCCTAACTTAAACGTTTGCGTAATgtccaaaacaaaatcagctGACATCGACCCCAAAATTTCGAGTTTAGCCATCTGCCTGGCCTTTTGTGGGGATGTACTATGTACTATGTATATTCGTGAATACCGCGCGGAATGAGCAATGAAAATGTAAGTTTATGCAAATAGAGAAAAGTGACTTGGAGGCAGTCGTGGTCTCTATGGTCTCTAAATGGTTATACAGTATACTTTGGCCCAAACCCGGCTGCCTTGTTTGCGTCCACTGGGGCATACTCAGCTTTTTGCTCAGCTTGTTTGTTTACTATTTACTTAGttcttttttaaacttttcctAGTGATGCGTAAACGTGAGGTAACTGACATTTAAAGTGTGGACGGATGTCTGAATCGGTCCACTTTGGAAAATGGCACAGAATGTTCCACTGCAAGCATTGGGCTATGGGGCTATTTTGAATCCAAACTTGCAACACCGCCGCACACCGAGCTCATTGAGGTCAATTGCAGCTGGCGGAGGAAAAGCTAGCGAAGAGCTGGCGGGGATTCGATTGGCGTCCGTGTGCTGCACATGCCGCAACCAGCTGGAAATGCAACcgcagcggctgctgcagttgcaacctGCAACCTGTTAGAATTGCAATTACCAGCGCTGGATTGGACGAGGCTCGACCACACTCAAATTGCTGTGTGTGCACACTCGTATGGTTTTCCtcagattttttttatatttttgttgctttgttgcGCTAATGGCCGCTGCGGCTATTGCAAATGTTTCTTCTGGTTGCACCTCTATTGCAAATATTGCGAAAAGctgcagcaaaacaaaacagcgcGAAATAGAGTGATTCGAAAATCCAGCGACCAAGTCGCCAGAAAAATGTCCAAAAACGGGTTTCATAAACGTATCTTTCTGTTTTTCGGTCGTTCGGCATCAGGTAAAGTGCTTTCGGTTTCTTCCTCTTTAGGCCTTTGTCTTCTGCTCCTCATCTCGGCCTAAAGTCTGTCATTACAATAGCCTGTTTGTTCAGcaatgtgatttttttttttaatttcagaaTTGGTTTGTAAACAAGCGACTATTACAGAAAAAAGAGATGAGCTCTAAGTGCTCAAAACTAATTGTTATAGAATTATATTTTGGCATTAGACCATATGAGACAATTAAGTATGATGACCAGGCATTACAGGTCGACTTTATGACGAAGAGTGTCTTGCACTAGTTCTAAATCATGTAATTATTATAAGTAAAGGGAATCAT
Protein-coding sequences here:
- the LOC27208983 gene encoding odorant receptor 83a isoform X1, which codes for MKSTTKEERIKDDSKRRDLFVFVRQTMCVAAMYPFGYYVKGSGVLADLVRVCDLAYELFNYFVSVHIAGLYICTIYINYGQGDLDFFVNCLIQTIIYLWTIAMKLYFRRFRTGLLNAILSKINDEYEPRSAVGFSFVTMAGSYRMSKLLIKTYVYCCYVGTIFWLALPIAYRDGSLPLACWYPFDYTVSFRYAYTHMNGKCSSLHHFQQPGVYEVVFLLQAMGQIQVAASFASSSGLHMVLCVLISGQYDVLFCSLKNVLASSYVLMGANMAELNQLQAEQSAADAEPGQYAYSVEEETPLQELLKVGSSMDFSSAFRLSFVRCIQHHRYIVAALKKIERFYSPIWFVKIGEVTFLMCLVAFVSTKSTTANSFMRMVSLGQYLLLVLYELFIICYFADIVFQNSQRCGEALWRSPWQRHLKEVRSDYMFFMLNSRRQFQLTAGKISNLNVDRFRGTITTAFSFLTLLQKMDSRE
- the LOC6726806 gene encoding alpha-tocopherol transfer protein-like → MMMLHPTPDQRVSIREELREPEDPADIERDIKLIREWLETQPHLPKDMDDMRLTTFLRGCKFSLEKVKKKLDMYYTMRNAVPEFFSNRDINREELNIVLDYVHCPTLPGITPNGRRITFIRGIDCDFQPHHILDAMKVALMIGDVRLAEESVGIAGDIFILDASVASAAHFAKFSPTVVKKFLIAVQEAYPVKVKEVHVINISPLVDTIFNFVKPFVKEKIRSRITFHNDVESLYKVVPRDLLPNEYGGKAGGVVELNQWWKQKLIDNTQWFKDQEDKKANESLRPGAPKTSDDLFGMEGTFRQLNID
- the LOC27208983 gene encoding odorant receptor 83a isoform X2, giving the protein MKSTTKEERIKDDSKRRDLFVFVRQTMCVAAMYPFGYYVKGSGVLADLVRVCDLAYELFNYFVSVHIAGLYICTIYINYGQGDLDFFVNCLIQTIIYLWTIAMKLYFRRFRTGLLNAILSKINDEYEPRSAVGFSFVTMAGSYRMSKLLIKTYVYCCYVGTIFWLALPIAYRDGSLPLACWYPFDYTQPGVYEVVFLLQAMGQIQVAASFASSSGLHMVLCVLISGQYDVLFCSLKNVLASSYVLMGANMAELNQLQAEQSAADAEPGQYAYSVEEETPLQELLKVGSSMDFSSAFRLSFVRCIQHHRYIVAALKKIERFYSPIWFVKIGEVTFLMCLVAFVSTKSTTANSFMRMVSLGQYLLLVLYELFIICYFADIVFQNSQRCGEALWRSPWQRHLKEVRSDYMFFMLNSRRQFQLTAGKISNLNVDRFRGTITTAFSFLTLLQKMDSRE